The following nucleotide sequence is from Terriglobales bacterium.
GTACTGGGGCTCGGTTCCGGTGAGGCGAGTGCTCCAGTTGTCGTTCCCAAACACCACCTGGGCGGAGCTGCCCGCTCCGGGCGCAGCCGCCACCACCGCCGGGCATTCCCGCAGGATGGAGACCAGATCCTGATACACCAGCGTCTTGGTTGCGCCAGAGCCCATGCGCAGGCCGCCGCGGTTCACCGTGCCGCTGCCCACGAAGAGCAGGTTGGACCCCATGGCAGCGATCTGCGCCTGCACCTGCTGCTGCGCGCCCTGGCCCAGCCCCACCATGGCGATCACCGCGCCCACGCCGATGATGATCCCCAGCATGGTTAGGATGGAACGCATCTTGTTGCGCGCCAGCGCCCGCAACGCGATCCGCACTACGGCCATCAGCTCCATGCGTTCCCTCAATCCTCCAGCGTGGGCAGCGTTTTCAGGACCTCGCTGGCGCGCAAAACGTCGGGCGTCTGTTCATCCTTGCGGATGCGGCCGTCGCGGAAGATGACCGCGCGCCGCGCGAACTGCGCGATGTCATGTTCGTGGGTCACTAGCACGATGGTCAGCCCTTGCTCCTCATTTAGCCGCTGCAGGACCTCCATGATCTCGACCGAGGTTCGACTGTCCAGGTTCCCGGTGGGCTCGTCCGCCAGCAGGATGGCCGGGCGATTCACCAGCGCGCGCGCGATGGCCACGCGCTGCTGCTGCCCGCCGGAGAGCTGCGAGGGGAAGTGGTCTGCGCGCTCCGCCAGTCCCACCATTGCCAGCGCCGCCAGGGCCCGCGCCTCGCACTCCTTCTTCTCGATGTGGGCGTAAAAAGTGGGCAGTTCGGTGTTCTCCAGCGCCGTGGTCCGCGACAGCAAGTTGAACCCCTGGAAGACGAATCCGATCCTCCGGTTGCGGATGGCCGCCAACTCCTTCTTGCTGAGCCCGGAGACGTCCGTGCCCTCCAGCCAGTAGCGCCCGCTGGTGGGTTTGTCCAGGCAGCCCAGGATGTTCATGAAGGTGGATTTGCCGCTGCCGCTCGAGCCCATCACCGCCACGAACTCGCCCCGCGACACCTCCAGGCTCACGCCCCGCAGGGCGTGCACGCGCGTTTCTCCCAGCTCGTAATACTTGTGGACGTCCTCCAC
It contains:
- a CDS encoding ABC transporter ATP-binding protein, producing the protein MATAAQTAAGAGVVPPEQTVFRVEDVHKYYELGETRVHALRGVSLEVSRGEFVAVMGSSGSGKSTFMNILGCLDKPTSGRYWLEGTDVSGLSKKELAAIRNRRIGFVFQGFNLLSRTTALENTELPTFYAHIEKKECEARALAALAMVGLAERADHFPSQLSGGQQQRVAIARALVNRPAILLADEPTGNLDSRTSVEIMEVLQRLNEEQGLTIVLVTHEHDIAQFARRAVIFRDGRIRKDEQTPDVLRASEVLKTLPTLED